The sequence ACATGTGCTAAAAAGGGAAACCGATAAAACCgagaaacaaacaaaaagcagAGTGAAGAGACGAAGGAaatcaagaaagaaacaaaaaaaaaagtaTAACGaagaaagacgagaaaaccaaaaaaaGTGAGAATACAAATAAAACTGAAATAACAAAGAAAAAACAATGAAAACCGAAGAAACAAAGAAAGCCAAAAGAAAAAAgcaacaaaaaatagaaaaaaaaagggaACGAACTCAGCAGCGATCACACCTAAACGGAACGAACGCACACATTACTAGGCTGCCTCATACGCATCGTCACTGCAGGCTCTGCGGGCGAGATCGATGCTATACACGCTACAACCAAAGTATAGTATTCGCGCTAGATGTGGTGGTTAAAGTAGAGCGCGCAGATCAATGGTGGTGCTTTTTCTTTGTGTTTGTTTTTCGGGTCAATGGAGCTCCGGCGTAGATTCATGGCgtctccttggggcagtgaggttaGGTTTTCTCATCATGTgacgagatttggtgtcaggtgcttcagatctatcaaaggtcaagccggctccagtaGGTGAGCGGCGACAATGGCGAGTCGGCAACTCGTTTTGGCAGCAGTTGTGGTCGGTCAGTGGTCTCGGAAAATCTTGATgtattttttattatgtttgataTGCTTTGTACTTTCAATGAACTTTTATAATATATTTAAAAAAGACACAGGATCAGACAGGTTTGCATGGATTTTAAAGCAGCTAGATCGTGTGGTGGCCAACTTATATGAGACATAGATAATTTTCGTCTAGATGAGAAATAGCAGATCCAAAAGCTTTCGGTTGATGACCACTGGAAGAACGCTTCTTCATTTAGCTTGTTTGGGCGTGAAAATTATTCACCGTGATCTGCCACAAAAAATTACCCAAGTCTCCACAAATACCCATAGTATACCAACTTCGCAATGCCAAGATAGAAATGCTACAGCAGTTGCATAATAACATTACATTTGTTGTTGTCTTCTACGACAGAGATCAACTAGCTCAGGCCATACAACCTCCAAGGTTGATCTTCGAACTACAAAATCAACCCCCAACATCTCAAGAACATGTAAAAGTTCGTGCCCTGTGTCTAGTTAATTGTAGTGAGAGGAACTCTCTCCATCTCAATTGCCAAATCTAAGCGCTTCGCGTTTCCAGTCACGAGTTTCGACGGAGTTCTACTGTCCCTGAATGACTTGACGAGGTCTTCCAGTGGAGTTACCAAGCCCTCGATCGATTGGCTGCTGGGGATGTTAATCTGGCGCCTTGTTGGTGTTGAACAAGTTGGTTCATCCACCTGCGTTAAGTAATAAAACAGAGAGCGCGTTAAGAAACACTAGAAAGTCTGTTCCTACCAAGTTGATAAACAAACTGGCGCCCAGACTGACCTTGTAGTCATCCCCCAATGATCTGTTGGCATTCCCTGATATCCCCAACGTCTTCTCATGGTGCCTCCTTTGAAGGTCACCAAGCTGCATCTGCGATGCGGTGATGATAGGTCTCACAGTGTCACAGATCCCACGGTCCAACCTTAGTGAATCTGGCAAGATACAGTTTGTAGGGAATGTAAATGCAAATATTCAGTCTGAAAAGGGAGCAACTCTACAGTGAGATAATACAGTACCGTCTATAGAGCAAACAAGAGCTTCGCTTGAAATATCATTATCTTCAAGAGCAGTGCTGACAGCAGATGAAAATCTCATGTGAAGTTGGCTGTTTGCCTCATTTCCATCGCTTCATTCAAAGGAGACAATTTTAGCATAAATCAAGTTTTCTCATCTTCAAACTAATCAGTGTGGCAATTATAATTACCTGATGACTGAACCTATTGTTTCTGCATTGCTTCTTCCAAGTACCAGTATTGAATTTTGCGCATTGCTCCACTGTTCTGAGCATAATTGTGTCCTTGTTTTACTGGAGAATGGGGAATATCTGTTACTTCTTGTGTTAGAGAAATTCAAGATCTTGTAGGCACTGTTAGAAACTTACCACTGCTGGAGATTCTCCACCAAGCAACATTTCTTCTGTTCAACAGAGGATATGTTTCTGTGAAATGCCTCTTCGGTTGTCTCCACGTAGGCTTCCCATTGCTCACTCATAGAAGAtgtgaaatcatgaaacttggtggTTTCAGTTTGCAAACTGTTGGATCGCTCAGAAGCCGTCTTAGCAAGGCTGCTTATGTCATCTCGAACCTAGTGAAGTGACCACACATCAACAAGTTTTCAACCCGAGGGTCACAAGTAATAATGTGTGCACTGGCGTGAGCGAGCACAAGGTCCACAACTGTAGCCTCTAGATTGTGTGGCGCGATCTGAATATTAACTGATGGAACGAAAGTGTGCTAGTACTAACAAAGTAGAATGCGCATACCATATTtttctttctagcatttgattctGCTAATAACCCTGCTACCTTCTCCATCAGATACTTCTCTTCATCAGCGGCACAGACCTAGAACCATATTTTTCATGTCAACAGATATTGAACTATGCCTAATAAACTTTCAAAGAAATCGTTAGTGCAGAATTTACATATTCTACAACTAACGATTACCTCAAACTTTGTTTGGAGCTGGAGAAGTTGCTTTTGATGTGATGCCTGCGATTCTTCTAATATCCTTTTGAGTTCCAATGCATGAGCATCTATTGTTCTAAAGAAATTCATTGTAGTTGCTGAGATAGACTTTGTTCTCTCCACATTTCTAGTGAGTCCCTGTTTGAGTGTGACAGAATTTCTTAAAACAATTGTAATCACAAGTGAACATTTGGAGAGAATTAATAATTAGCATTGTGGTAAACCTCATGCTGCTGTTCAACTAATGTACTTAAGCTCTCTTCTTGCTGAGAGAGCCCATTTTGTAGCCCAATGAGTAATTGGTCAGCATCAGCTAAGAGGCCCTTCAAACGCTGCAGGAATCAAATAAGACAAAGTTTACCAACAAACCATCACAGTAAAACTAGAGCAAGGTATTCAACAAACCACAGAAAACAAATATGCTAATGAAGTGTACTTACATCCTCCAGATCAGATGTGTGTGCGCTAACTTGGGCATTCAGCTTCTCAGAGCTTAATTGGGATTTGAGGTTGAGCTCATTAGCAAAGCCATGCAATTCTGCAATCCTTGAACTGAAGCTCTCTTTCATTTCTCTTACTTGATTTTGAAGTCCTCCAACAACctatggaagtttgcaatggttaAGCTTATAGATAATACAATTGTAGAGACATGTCTTTGTGCTAGCATACCTTGCCCTTCGAGGTGATAAAAGATTGCATCTCCTCTTCAAGTACTTTCAGTTGGCTCTCCTGTTGAGAGACCGAAGTTGAGATGTTTCTATGCAAGATATTCATGTCTTGAGTGAGCTGAGAATGGAAGTGTCCAACTATATTTTTGTTTGCATCTTCAATCTTGCCCTTCCTTTCTGAAAATCATAACATGGATGTATATCATGAAATTTGAAGCGAAAATATTCCTCTTGATTTTTCTGCTTGAAAAAAGGATATTTAAAGTAAAAAGGAGGAGaatggggggagagggaggaaaggagatGAACCTAATTTTGAAAATAGCCCAGATAGATCATCTGTTGTATTCTCCAGCTCAGTCCGAAGCGTGTGAGCTTCATCAACAAGAACTTTTTCTAAAAAGGTTTTTAAAACCAAAACACAGATGGGTAAGCAAAACACCTTTAGCCACCAATGCAAATATCTCGAAGCAAAATAACGGGCTAGTGAAATAAAGGAGCCCACATAATGAACAGTACATGGACAGTAACGTGTAAAGGGCTGCAGTTTGTTCCCAGTTTACAGTGTTGGCCTTTGCGTATGTAATGAACTTCCTCCATGAAAACAATGTAATGAACTAGTGAAATGAAGTGAACATGGACAGTGTAGTATAAGGAGATGCAGTGTGTGCCCAGCTCAGTGATGAGCTTTGTATGTATAGTATAGGCATACATGCAGACCGACAAATCAGATAGTAAGGTAAAAAAGAATCAATGTCTTGTACATGATAATACTATACATGGATTAATTCTTAAGCATATTACAAGATAACTCGTCTATCATGCTTGATAAACACTAACAGAAACTTAGAAGTGGGTTTTTTCTCTAACCTGTTTTAAGAAGATTTTCTATCAGATACTCCTTCTCTTTTATTGTATTGTTTGCCTGCATATACTTCTCTTCAAGGACTGCTAGGGCGCACTCAGTTTCCTGCATCCTTTTCTGGAAATGAATGAAAAAAATATGTAAATACAAGAATGATCATTCAGTCATTCCATAGGCATATGACAAGAAAACATCTGTACCTGCAATGTCTGAAGCTTATCGCTTAAGTCCGCACTTAACACTTTCTGAGAATCGTACAGTCCTTGGAGCTCATCTAGTTGCTGTACAATTATAAATCATAATTTTAGTTTTCAAGTCAGTAAGAATTGCAAATCCACCTCACTACCAAGAATAAAGGTATACCTTGTCTTTTG comes from Triticum aestivum cultivar Chinese Spring chromosome 5B, IWGSC CS RefSeq v2.1, whole genome shotgun sequence and encodes:
- the LOC123111460 gene encoding kinesin-like protein KIN-5A, which encodes METSTPRRAPAADAAAASSYVSMSPSPSHTPRSSTKAKRTLNNGAAIVASSPSPSPSLAKGGGGGGGVNIQVLLRCRPLNKEELSINTPVVITCNEQRREVSAAQNIANKQIDRTFVFDKVFGPKSKQQDVFNHAVVPLVGEVLDGYNCTIFAYGQTGTGKTYTMEGGGGKTQNGELPSDAGVIPRAVKRIFDILEAQSAEYSMKVSFLELYNEELTDLLAPEESKFSDDKSKKPMALMEDGKGGVFVRGLEEEVVSSASEIYKILERGSGKRKTAETFLNKQSSRSHSIFSITIHIKECTPEGEEMIKCGKLNLVDLAGSENISRSGARDGRAREAGEINKSLLTLGRVINTLVEHSGHIPYRDSKLTRLLRDSLGGKTKTCIIATIAPSVHCLDETLSTLDYAHRAKNIKNKPEVNQKMMKSALIKDLYFEMDRLKQELYAAREKNGIYIPGEQYLADEAEKKAMSEKLDRLELGLESKDKQLDELQGLYDSQKVLSADLSDKLQTLQKRMQETECALAVLEEKYMQANNTIKEKEYLIENLLKTEKVLVDEAHTLRTELENTTDDLSGLFSKLERKGKIEDANKNIVGHFHSQLTQDMNILHRNISTSVSQQESQLKVLEEEMQSFITSKGKVVGGLQNQVREMKESFSSRIAELHGFANELNLKSQLSSEKLNAQVSAHTSDLEDRLKGLLADADQLLIGLQNGLSQQEESLSTLVEQQHEGLTRNVERTKSISATTMNFFRTIDAHALELKRILEESQASHQKQLLQLQTKFEVCAADEEKYLMEKVAGLLAESNARKKNMVRDDISSLAKTASERSNSLQTETTKFHDFTSSMSEQWEAYVETTEEAFHRNISSVEQKKCCLVENLQQCKTRTQLCSEQWSNAQNSILVLGRSNAETIGSVISDGNEANSQLHMRFSSAVSTALEDNDISSEALVCSIDDSLRLDRGICDTVRPIITASQMQLGDLQRRHHEKTLGISGNANRSLGDDYKVDEPTCSTPTRRQINIPSSQSIEGLVTPLEDLVKSFRDSRTPSKLVTGNAKRLDLAIEMERVPLTTIN